The DNA window CACCGACACCGCTACGAGGTCGACATCAAGTACCGCAAGCAGCTCGAGACCTGCGGCATGGTGTTTTCGGGCATGTCCCCCGACGGCCGCCTGCCCGAGATCGTCGAGTGGAAGGACCATCCCTGGTTCATCGGCGTGCAGTTCCACCCCGAGCTGAAATCGAAGCCCTTCGCGCCGCATCCTCTGTTTGCCGATTTCGTGCGCGCGGCGGTCGAGGTCTCGCGGCTGGTCTGAGGACCGCGCGCGGGACCGTCACGCCATGCTCTCCTATCAGCACATTTACCATGCGGGAAATCTCGCCGACGTGCACAAGCATGCGCTGCTTTGCGCGATGCTCGACTACCTGACCCGCAAGGACAAGCCGCTGAGCTATATCGAGACCCATGCGGGCCGGGGCCTCTACGATCTGGCCGCGCCCGAGGCGGTCCGGACCGGCGAGGCGGCGGCGGGGATCGGGACGATGGAAGAGCGGCTGGCCGGGGATCATCCCTACCGGCGGCGGCTGGCCGAGGCGCGCGCCCGCTTCGGCGCCGGGGCCTATCCCGGCTCGCCACTGCTGGCGGCGCTGTCGCTCCGGCCCGGCGACGCGCTCCATCTGGCCGAGCTGCACCCGCAGGAGCGCGCCGCGCTGGAAACGGCGATGGCCCCCTTCGGCGCGCATGTGATGGCCGAGGACGGGTTTCAGGCA is part of the Rhodovulum sp. MB263 genome and encodes:
- the rlmJ gene encoding 23S rRNA (adenine(2030)-N(6))-methyltransferase RlmJ, which encodes MLSYQHIYHAGNLADVHKHALLCAMLDYLTRKDKPLSYIETHAGRGLYDLAAPEAVRTGEAAAGIGTMEERLAGDHPYRRRLAEARARFGAGAYPGSPLLAALSLRPGDALHLAELHPQERAALETAMAPFGAHVMAEDGFQAAQALTPPMPRRGLMLIDPSYEVKADYAAIPRHMAALHRKWNVGTLVLWYPLLPAAPHRPMLAALRAAFPGALCHEVRFPPAREGHGLIGSGLFIVNPPWGLEAEAAALGRLFGTAPGRAG